Proteins encoded by one window of Lathyrus oleraceus cultivar Zhongwan6 chromosome 1, CAAS_Psat_ZW6_1.0, whole genome shotgun sequence:
- the LOC127081074 gene encoding GDSL esterase/lipase At1g28600, with translation MSMSICSLQQPQQWLLIVLSLVFATVATSCYTSIFSFGDSLTDTGNLNFISQPQSPNCLLPPYGETHFHHPNGRCSNGRLVIDFIAEYLGLPYVKPYLGFKNGAAKERGSIENGVNFAVAGVTALGRSFFEEKGFVVGVTANYSLMVQIDEFKKMLPSICNSTSRCKDVLGGSLFVVGEIGGNDYVFPLFAKNSYGDLIAYAPRIISIITSAIRELIDLGAVTILVPGSLPLGCNPILLTMYATTDEAQYDEAGCLKWLNKLFEYHNELLQIELNKLRVVYPYTNIIYADYFNAALQLYKSPEQFGFDGNTLKLCCGGGGPYNYNATGLCGNSEVIACDDPSKYVSWDGYHLTEAAYRIMAKAFLEGPYTMPKLSVSCLRSKTSRVSLAAQ, from the exons ATGTCCATGTCGATTTGTTCACTACAACAACCTCAACAATGGCTACTTATTGTTCTGTCACTAGTTTTTGCTACTGTTGCTACAAGCTGCTACACCTCGATCTTCAGCTTCGGAGATTCTCTCACTGATACAGGCAATTTGAATTTCATTTCTCAACCACAAAGTCCCAATTGTCTGCTCCCTCCTTACGGTGAAACCCATTTTCATCACCCTAATGGACGGTGCTCTAATGGCAGACTCGTCATTGATTTCATAG CTGAGTATTTGGGACTTCCGTATGTGAAACCTTATTTGGGTTTCAAAAATGGTGCTGCGAAGGAAAGGGGGAGTATTGAAAATGGAGTGAATTTTGCGGTTGCTGGAGTAACTGCTTTGGGTAGGAGTTTCTTTGAAGAGAAAGGGTTTGTTGTTGGTGTGACTGCGAATTATTCTCTCATGGTTCAGATAGATGAGTTCAAGAAAATGCTGCCTTCTATCTGCAATTCTACTTCAA GATGCAAAGATGTTCTTGGCGGCTCCTTGTTTGTTGTGGGAGAGATAGGCGGCAACGATTATGTTTTTCCATTGTTTGCAAAAAACTCATATGGTGACCTTATTGCTTACGCACCACGTATAATATCTATAATCACTTCAGCAATCAGG GAGTTGATTGATTTAGGTGCCGTAACAATTTTGGTTCCTGGAAGTTTACCACTTGGATGCAATCCAATCTTATTAACAATGTATGCAACTACAGATGAAGCGCAGTATGACGAAGCCGGATGTTTGAAATGGTTAAACAAGTTATTTGAATACCATAACGAGCTTCTTCAAATCGAACTAAATAAGCTTCGAGTGGTGTATCCTTATACTAACATCATCTATGCAGATTACTTCAACGCTGCATTGCAACTTTACAAATCTCCAGAACAATTCG GGTTTGATGGAAATACTTTGAAACTATGTTGCGGAGGTGGAGGTCCTTACAACTACAATGCAACGGGCCTATGTGGAAATTCAGAGGTTATTGCATGTGATGATCCTTCAAAATATGTTAGTTGGGATGGATATCATTTAACTGAGGCTGCATATAGAATCATGGCCAAGGCTTTTTTAGAAGGACCATACACCATGCCTAAACTTAGTGTATCTTGTCTTAGAAGTAAGACCTCTAGAGTTTCATTAGCCGCACAATGA